The Cellulomonas sp. S1-8 genomic sequence ACGCCGGCCGTCGACAGGCGGAAGGAGCGCACCGACCAGTCGAGGTACGCGGCGTGGTCCTTCTCGCGCAGCGGCAGCAGCTCGCGGATCGCGGGCTCGTCGACCTGGACGATGGCGATGCCCGCGGCCTCGAGGTCGGCGATCTCGTCGCGCAGCGCGAGGGCCACCTGATTCGCGGTGTCGCCGAGCGGCTGGTCGTCGCGCACGAACGACCACGCGAGGATCGTCACCGGGCCCGTGAGCATGCCCTTCATCAGCTTCTGCGTGAGCGACTGGGCGTACTGCGCCCAGGCGACCGTGATGGGCGCGGGCCGCGACACGTCGCCCCACAGGATCGACGGGCGCGTGCAGCGCGAGCCGTACGACTGCACCCAGCCGTTCTGCGTGACCGCGAACCCGTCGAGGTTCTCGGCGAAGTACTGGACCATGTCGTTACGCTCGGGCTCGCCGTGCACCAGGACGTCGAGGCCGATCCGCTCCTGCAGCTCGACGACGCGGCGGATCTCCGCCTTCATCTCGTCCTCGTACTGCTCCGCCGTGAGCTCGCCCTTGCCGAAGGCGGCGCGCGCCTTGCGGATCTCCGGGGTCTGCGGGAACGACCCGATGGTCGTCGTCGGCAGCGCGGGGAGGTTCAGGCGTGCGGCCTGGGCCGCCTTGCGCTCGGCGAAGGGGCCGCGACGGAACTGCTCGTCCGTCAGCGCGGCCGCGCGCTCGCGGACCTCGGGGCGCACGACGCCCGGCGCGGTGGCGCGGCTGCGCACGGCGTCCGACGCCGCGAGCAGCTGGGAGTGGATCGCCTCGCGGCCCTCGGTCAGGCCCTCGGCGAGGGTCGCGACCTCGCGGACCTTCTCGTCGGCGAACGCGAGCCACTGCACCAGGGTGCGGTCGAGCGCGGGCTCGTCGTCGAGGGTGTGCGGGACGTGGAACAGCGACGTCGACGTGCCCACGGTGACGGCCGCGGCGCCGAGCGTCTCGAGCTGCTCGAGGACCGCGAGCTTCGCGTCGAGGTCCGCGCGCCAGATGTTGTGGCCGTCGATCACGCCGCCGACGACCGTCTTGTTCGCCAGGCCCGGGACGGAGACCGTCGGGGCGTCGCCGCGGACCAGGTCGAGCGCGAGGCCCTCGACGTCGGTGGCCGCGAGGGCCGGCAGGGCGGCACCCAGGTCGCCGTACGGCGCAGCGAGCAGGATCGCGGGCCGCTGCGGGCGCGCGAGCTCGGTGGCCAGGACGCGGTAGGCGCGCGTCGCGGCGTCGGCCAGGACCTCGGCCGAGACTCCGACGGAGTCGGAGACGAGCGCCGGCTCGTCGATCTGCACCCAGGTGGCACCGGCCGCCGCGAGCTCGGTGAGCAGGCGCGCGTACACGGGGAGGATGTCGTCGAGGCGGTCGATCGGCGAGAAGCCGGGCGGGGAGTCCTCGGTCGCCTTGGCGAGCGCGAGGTACGTCACGGGGCCGACGACGACGGGCCGCGTGAGGACGCCGTCGGCGAGGGCCTCGGTGAACTCGGCGACGGGACGGTCCGACGCGTAGCGGAACTGCGTGTCCGGGCCGATCTCGGGGACGAGGTAGTGGTAGTTCGTGTCGAACCACTTGGTCATCTCGAGCGGCAGGTCGTCGCCGCGGCCGCGCGCGACCGTCGAGTAGCCGGCCAGGTCGAGGCGGCCGTCCGCGTCCTGCAGGTCCGCGAACCGGGCCGGGACGGCGCCGACGAGCGCGGTCGCGTCGAGCACCTGGTCGTAGAACGAGAACGCGCTGGGGATGGCGGGCGCGTCGGTGGGCAGGCCGAGCTCGGCCAGGCGCGTGCGGGTGCGGCGGCGCAGGTCGGCGGCGACGGCCTCGACCTCGTCGGCCGAGGTGCGGCCGGCCCAGAACGACTCGAGGGCCTTCTTGAGCTCGCGGCGCGGGCCGATGCGGGGGTAGCCGAGGACGGAACCGGCGGGGAAGGCCGGGGTCGCCGGCACGGCGGGCGTGGAGTCGGTCATGACAGGTTTCCTCGCGGGGTCGTCGTGGTCGCGTCGGCGGGGCTGCCGTCGGGCGCGGTGAGGTCGTGGGCGGCGGCCGGGGAGGTCAGGGCCGCGGGGTTCGGGGTGACGGCGCTGCGGCGGCCACCGATGAGATCGGCGCCGTCGAGCAGGTCGAGCGCCGCCTCGTGCGTGTTGAACGTGTAGACGTGGACGCCGGGGGCGCCGCCGTCGAGCACGCCGTTGACCAGGTCGACCCCGGCCTGCGTGCCCCGGCGGTGCCGCTCGGCGACGTCGTCGGTCGAGCCCAGCAGGTCGAGCAGCCGACGCGGGACGGGCACACCCGTCAGCTCCTGCACGCGCAGCAGCCGTGCCGGGTCGGTCGTCGGGATGATGCCCGGGACGATCGGGATGGTGACGCCCGCGGTGCGCGCCTCGGCGACGAGGCCCAGGTACGCCTCGGCCTCGAAGAAGACCTGCGAGATCGCGAAGTCGGCGCCCGCCTCCTGCTTGGCGAGGAGCGACTGCACGTCCTGCGCGCGGGTACCGCCGGTCGCGTGGTTGCCGCGCGGGAACGCCGCGACGGCGACCGACAACGGCCGCACCCGCGCACGGACGGCCTGCGCGGGGCTGCGCCCGCACCGGCCGCGCTCGATGTCGCGCAGCAGGTCGACGAGCTCGGCTGCGGTCTGCACGCCGTCGGGGTGCGGGCTCCAGTCGGCCTCGCCCGCGGGCGGGTCCCCGCGCAGCGCCAGGAACGAGCGCACGCCCTCGTCGAGGAACTCCTCGACGATCGTCGAGACCTCCTCGCGCGACGTCCCGACGCAGGTCAGGTGCGCGATCGGGTTCAGCGACGTCTCGCGCAGCAGCCGACGGACCAGGGCCCGCGTGGTCTGCCGCGTCTTGCCCGACGCGCCGTACGTCACCGACACGAAGTCGGGCTCGACGGCCTCGAGCTCACGCACCGTCGCCCACAGGCGCGGCGCAGCGTCGGGGTTGCGGGGCGGGAACAGCTCGAACGAGACGGTCGGCCGGTCGAGGGCGCCCGCCTGCTCCGCACGTCGTCGCGCGGCGCGCGAGGGGGTGACGGCGGGTGCGGTCGGGGCGTCGGCCACGACGCTCATCGGACGCGACCCGCGGGGCACGCGGGTGCGGTGCGGCGAGGGCCGCACGAGGGGTCGGTGGCAGGAAGGCGCACGCTCATCGTCACTCCATCGTTCCTGGCGGAAGCACCCACACCCTCACGCGGAGGGGGGTTGCTGCGGCGTCGTCGAGCCAGGTCTCTCAGCCGCTCTGGATGGTCGCCGAGGATCGTAGCCCGGCTGCCCGGATGGCGGACAGGATGGCTCGCCAGGTGAGACAGCAGTGTCCGCTCCGCGGGCCCTGACCCTGGACGGGGCAACGGGCCCGCCGGATCGTGTCACACCTGCCCGGTGCGCGGTGTCCCAGGGGTGACGGGTCGGCACCGGCCCGTCACGACCGCCCGTGAGCGTGGGCGACGACATCGGGTCCGTCGCGGGCGGGCACCGGGGAACGAGGGACGTGGTGGCACGGACGACGCAACGACAGGGGACCGGCGACCGGCGCGGGACGGCGGGCGCGCAGGTCGTGGTGGTCGGCGGCGGGTACGCCGGGACGATGGCGGCCAACCGCCTGACGGGTGTCCCGGAGGTGGCGCGCGTGGTCCTCGTCGACGAGCGTCCGCGCCTGGTCGAGCGGATACGGCTGCACCAGGTCGCAGCGGGCACCGGCACCGGGACGCCCGACGACCTGCTCGCCGCGGGCGTCGAGCGGCGCACCGCACGCGTGGAACGCGTCGACGACGGGCACGTGGTGCTCGCCGACGGCACGCACCTCGCGTACGACCGCCTGGTCCTGGCGGTCGGCAGCAGGGCCGGGGTCCCGCAGGACGTGCCCGGCGCGCGCGACCACGCGCTGCCGATCGGGGTGCTCGAGGACGCGCACCGGCTGCGGGACGCGCTCGCGGGCGCGGGGCCCGAGGCGGTCGTGACGGTCGTGGGTGGTGGGCTCACCGGGATCGAGGCGGCCACCGAGCTGGCGGAGGCGCACCCCGGCGTGCGGGTGCGGCTCGTGGCGGGCGGGGTGCTCGGTCCGGGTCCCGCAAAGGTCGGGCGCGGGCGGCGCGCGCTGGACACGGCGCTGTCGCGGCTGGGTGTCGAGGTGCTCGACGGTGCGCGGGTCGCCGAGGTCACCGCCGGTGAGGTCGTGCTCGCCGACGGCCGCCGGCTGCGCAGCGACGTCACGGTGTGGGCGGCGGGGTTCGTGGTGCCGGACCTGGCCAGGGCCAGCGGCCTGCCCGTCGACGACGTCGGCCGGCTGCGGGTGCAGCGGGACCTGCAGTGCGCGACGGATCCGCGCATCGTGGGCGCGGGCGACGCGGTCGCGGTCACGGGGCTGCCGCTGCGGATGACGTGCCAGGCGGCGCTGCCGATGGGCGCGCACGCCGCGGACGTCGTCGCAGCCGGCCTGCGCGGACGCCCCGCCGCGCCCTTCGGGTTGTTCTTCGCCGCGCAGTGCGTGAGCCTGGGCCGACGACGGGCCGTGGTGCTGCGCGTGCACGACGACGCGACCCCTCCCCGGGTGCTGATGCGCGGCTGGGCGGCCGCGGTGATGAAGGAGCTGGTGTGCCGGGTGACGGTGCGGGTCCTGCGGACCGAGGCGCGGCACCCGGGCAGGTTCCGGTGGCTGGGGTGAGCGACGAGCGGGCGCGGGTGTTCGACGACCTGCGCCCGCTGCTGTTCACCATCGCGTACGAGATCACGGGCTCGGCCGTGGACGCGGACGACGTGCTCCAGGAGAGCTGGCTGCGCTGGTCGGGGGTTGATCTCGCGACGGTCGCCCACCAGCGGGCCTACCTGGCTCAAATCGTCTCCCGGCAGGCGCTCAACGCCCTGCGTGCCGCGTCGCGTCGGCGTGAGGAGTACGTCGGGCCGTGGCTGCCGGAGCCGCTCGTGGGGTCCGTCGGCGACATCGCCGACGACGTGGTGCTGGGCGAGTCGGTCTCGATGGCCCTGCTCCTCGTGCTCGAGACGCTGTCCCCGGCGGAGCGCGTCGTGTTCGTGCTGCGGGAGGTCTTCGGGTTCGAGCACGCGGAGATCGCGGAGGTGGTGGGGCGCTCGCCGGCTGCCGTCCGGCAGCTCGCGCACCGGGCGCGCGAGCACGTGCAGGCCCGCAGGCCACGCTTCGAGCCGGTGGGGGACGACGCGGCCCGCGTGGTCGAGGAGTTCGTCCGTGCGGCCGGCAGCGGGGACCTCGACGCGCTGCTGAGGGTGCTGGACCCGGACGTGGTGTGGCTGTCCGACAGCGGCGGCAAGGCCAGCGCCCCACGGCGTCCGCTGCGCGGGGCGGCCGAGGTGGCGCGGTTCATCCTCGGGACATTCCGCAAGGCCACGCCGAGGCACTCGTTCCGCGCCGCGACGGTCAACGGTGCGCCGGGCATCGTGCTGCGCGACGGGGACCGTCTGGAGGGCGTCTTCAGCTTCGACGTCCGCGACGGGCGGATCGTGGGGTTCTACGGGTTCCGCAACCCCGACAAGCTCGGGTCGGTCGACCTGGTGAGGCGCGTGGGGCGCTGAGGGCCCGTGCCTCAGCGGCGCCGGCGGTGCAGGATCTGCGTCGACTCGCGTGACGTGCGCTGGTGCGGCAGACCGAACCAGGACGTGGTGGGTGCCATCACCGGGACGGCCAGCAGACCGTCCTGCACCTGCTCCAGGACGACGGGATCCGCCTCGCCGGGGGAGAGCCACGCATCGTGCGCCGCGCGCACGGCGTCGCGCCGTCCGTCGTGCTCCACGTAGTCCGTCATGTGGGCACCCTAGCGGCGCGAGGCTCGTCTGCCGAGGCCTGGACGCTTGTATCACTCCGCGGGAGTAGTGGCGTGCGGGGCGGCGGCGGGTGTCGACCGCTGTGGGACGACGCAGTCCGCGAGGTGGTCGTCGACGACGCCGCACGCCTGCATCGCGGCGTACGCGGTGGTCGGGCCGACGAACCGGAAGCCCAACGACTTCAGCTCCTTGGCGAGCGCCGTCGACTCCGGGGTGCGGCCGGGGACCTCGTCCCACGTCCGCGGCCGTGACCGCGGTGCGGGTGCGTGGGACCACAGGACGCCGTCCAGCGTGCGGCCGGCGTCGTGCAGCGCGAGCAGCGCACGGGCGTTGGTGATCGTCGCGTCGATCTTGGCCCGGTTGCGCACGATGCCCACGTCGGACATCAGCCGCGCCACGTCGTCGTCGCCGTAGCCCGCGACGACGTGCGGGTCGAAGTCGCCGAACGCCTCCCGGAACGCGGGCCGCTTGCGCAGGATCGTGATCCACGCGAGCCCCGACTGGAACGCCTCGAGCGAGATCCGTTCGTACAGGGCGTGCTCGTCGTGCACGGGGACGGCCCACTCGTCGTCGTGGTACGCCGCGTACAGCGGGTCGTTCCCGCCGAAGCACCGGAACGGCACGGCCCCCGCGGGCGGGGTCGCCGTGGCGAGGTCGGTCGTGTCGGTGTCGGTGCCGGTCGTGTCCGTCGCGGCGGGCGTCGTCGTCATGCCCCGAGTCTGCTCCGGGGAGCCGACACCGTGGGCGGGTCTGCACGGATCTGGGGACGAGGGCGATCCGGACGGGACCTGTGGTCGGCTCACCGGCGCCGCGGGCAGGTTGGCCACGACGGTCGACAGAAGCTCACGCGGCGTCCCGGGGACGTCGCTGCGGGCGACGGCGTGAAGCGCGTGGGAGTACGCAAGGGTCGGGGTGGGTGAGCGCCGCAGCACGGTCCGGGTCGGTGGGGACGATCGCCCCAAGGCAAGGACCGACGCCTCCCCGTGCTATCTGTCACGTTTGCGCGTCTAATAGATTGTCATGAGACGCACGTCACTCGTTGGATCGGTTGCATCGGCCGCAGCGCTCGTCCTCGTCGCCGTCGCGCTGACCGCCAGTCCCGCGTCAGCGCAGGTGGACGACGTCAACCCGGTGCGCGTGCCGGTGAGCGGCCATCCGGCGAACAGCGGCTTCCTGGGTCTTCGTCGAGGGTGACGTCGCGCTCGACCTCGACGAGGCCGAGGGGACCGTCGCGGCGGGCGGCAACCTCAGCTTCACGCAGAACTACCAGGTGGCGCTCGGCGCCGGTGTCTTCGACACCTTCACCGCACCCGGCGACACGGATCCCACGACGCTGTACGTCGGGGGCGGGATCGTCTGGCCGGAGAACCCGTCGATCCTGCAGGTGCTCCGCGGCAACACCAAGGTGGCCGACACCTCGACCTACACCGCGTACAACACCGACAGCAACAACGCCGCGGTGAACTACCGCCTGGTCGAGCCGGGTGCCGTGTACGAGTCGGCACCGACGATCACCGGGACCAACCGCCAGACCCCCGAGTCCATCGCCACGCCCGTCGGGACCGACCTCGTCGACGTCGCCGGCGCGTACAGCACCTATCGGACGCTGACGTCCGACATCGCCGCCTGCGCCGCGACCCTC encodes the following:
- a CDS encoding DNA-3-methyladenine glycosylase I, whose amino-acid sequence is MTTTPAATDTTGTDTDTTDLATATPPAGAVPFRCFGGNDPLYAAYHDDEWAVPVHDEHALYERISLEAFQSGLAWITILRKRPAFREAFGDFDPHVVAGYGDDDVARLMSDVGIVRNRAKIDATITNARALLALHDAGRTLDGVLWSHAPAPRSRPRTWDEVPGRTPESTALAKELKSLGFRFVGPTTAYAAMQACGVVDDHLADCVVPQRSTPAAAPHATTPAE
- the metE gene encoding 5-methyltetrahydropteroyltriglutamate--homocysteine S-methyltransferase, with amino-acid sequence MTDSTPAVPATPAFPAGSVLGYPRIGPRRELKKALESFWAGRTSADEVEAVAADLRRRTRTRLAELGLPTDAPAIPSAFSFYDQVLDATALVGAVPARFADLQDADGRLDLAGYSTVARGRGDDLPLEMTKWFDTNYHYLVPEIGPDTQFRYASDRPVAEFTEALADGVLTRPVVVGPVTYLALAKATEDSPPGFSPIDRLDDILPVYARLLTELAAAGATWVQIDEPALVSDSVGVSAEVLADAATRAYRVLATELARPQRPAILLAAPYGDLGAALPALAATDVEGLALDLVRGDAPTVSVPGLANKTVVGGVIDGHNIWRADLDAKLAVLEQLETLGAAAVTVGTSTSLFHVPHTLDDEPALDRTLVQWLAFADEKVREVATLAEGLTEGREAIHSQLLAASDAVRSRATAPGVVRPEVRERAAALTDEQFRRGPFAERKAAQAARLNLPALPTTTIGSFPQTPEIRKARAAFGKGELTAEQYEDEMKAEIRRVVELQERIGLDVLVHGEPERNDMVQYFAENLDGFAVTQNGWVQSYGSRCTRPSILWGDVSRPAPITVAWAQYAQSLTQKLMKGMLTGPVTILAWSFVRDDQPLGDTANQVALALRDEIADLEAAGIAIVQVDEPAIRELLPLREKDHAAYLDWSVRSFRLSTAGVRADTQIHTHLCYSEFGEIMEAIDGLDADVTSIEAARSKMEILGDIAAAGYPRAVGPGVYDIHSPRVPSQAEVTELLAEAVRTIDVDQLWVNPDCGLKTRRYEEVDPSLEHLVAATRTVRATL
- a CDS encoding methylenetetrahydrofolate reductase; translated protein: MSVVADAPTAPAVTPSRAARRRAEQAGALDRPTVSFELFPPRNPDAAPRLWATVRELEAVEPDFVSVTYGASGKTRQTTRALVRRLLRETSLNPIAHLTCVGTSREEVSTIVEEFLDEGVRSFLALRGDPPAGEADWSPHPDGVQTAAELVDLLRDIERGRCGRSPAQAVRARVRPLSVAVAAFPRGNHATGGTRAQDVQSLLAKQEAGADFAISQVFFEAEAYLGLVAEARTAGVTIPIVPGIIPTTDPARLLRVQELTGVPVPRRLLDLLGSTDDVAERHRRGTQAGVDLVNGVLDGGAPGVHVYTFNTHEAALDLLDGADLIGGRRSAVTPNPAALTSPAAAHDLTAPDGSPADATTTTPRGNLS
- a CDS encoding NAD(P)/FAD-dependent oxidoreductase translates to MARTTQRQGTGDRRGTAGAQVVVVGGGYAGTMAANRLTGVPEVARVVLVDERPRLVERIRLHQVAAGTGTGTPDDLLAAGVERRTARVERVDDGHVVLADGTHLAYDRLVLAVGSRAGVPQDVPGARDHALPIGVLEDAHRLRDALAGAGPEAVVTVVGGGLTGIEAATELAEAHPGVRVRLVAGGVLGPGPAKVGRGRRALDTALSRLGVEVLDGARVAEVTAGEVVLADGRRLRSDVTVWAAGFVVPDLARASGLPVDDVGRLRVQRDLQCATDPRIVGAGDAVAVTGLPLRMTCQAALPMGAHAADVVAAGLRGRPAAPFGLFFAAQCVSLGRRRAVVLRVHDDATPPRVLMRGWAAAVMKELVCRVTVRVLRTEARHPGRFRWLG
- a CDS encoding RNA polymerase sigma-70 factor, which translates into the protein MSDERARVFDDLRPLLFTIAYEITGSAVDADDVLQESWLRWSGVDLATVAHQRAYLAQIVSRQALNALRAASRRREEYVGPWLPEPLVGSVGDIADDVVLGESVSMALLLVLETLSPAERVVFVLREVFGFEHAEIAEVVGRSPAAVRQLAHRAREHVQARRPRFEPVGDDAARVVEEFVRAAGSGDLDALLRVLDPDVVWLSDSGGKASAPRRPLRGAAEVARFILGTFRKATPRHSFRAATVNGAPGIVLRDGDRLEGVFSFDVRDGRIVGFYGFRNPDKLGSVDLVRRVGR